A DNA window from Engystomops pustulosus chromosome 6, aEngPut4.maternal, whole genome shotgun sequence contains the following coding sequences:
- the NLRX1 gene encoding NLR family member X1 isoform X2, which produces MQCRCSVLRLGAFRHRNYLQENLVRSVVRVNGVPTCQQYVYHSGLSHDVYRSDRTVFLLSKSHGLFCTSRRSQSGVVTDPIQQHRQRLLSWFSVLPTEERQFGPSFALDSIHVDPVIRESSSENILRPLSELTLQTQHQSPSCPQSMSVSQLFTPHVNGNPVRNVVLYGTVGTGKSTLIRKLVLDWCHGCKSDFKLIIPLSCEDLSQVTAPVSMTRLISKKYLHLRELLPTLQDYPGVLFILNSLEWMNLDFRMANTELCSDPNEPMPPTALLVNLLRGYLLPEANVLVTTRPSAVNRIPRKYIDRYAEICGFSDTELQKMYFQLRLGHQDADPRETENLAEMLSRNLEHHSQLSAACFLPSYCWLTCATLHLLYYTKPDESPATLTGIYTTFLRLNFAGEVLDVTHPSKISLMLYVARTVGKLAYEGCNSRRTKFTEEDIIKCFHVQADSEEELNLLTVFRYDAFGFFLTPCVQPGQEKLFVFTIPAMQEYLAALYVVLGENKTALQRLGKELSEVISKAGEDVLAVVNVLSKFLPLRIFTLFNLLRFVPRLYGRVSGQSRDNIAETMTAEMFREEDSYNDDVLDQINSSILGVEGPLQPAEVDGFSSQEAFELFPIFMAGLLSRQNRAMLNQLGCTIMNMDALKITRALKKHLLRCSLRRLPPSELMDFLFFLYEFQNPSFTAGLVNSLRDLDLSTVRMTPLKCNVVAAVIGGSGKLITDADFSSCHLDPDAIRTLAPVLRRCQNINLYMNSLGPDSCKEIKELLLHPDCGISSLRLCNNPLAPEGAQQIVEGLAGNKSLKLLSLLRTDLGDEGAEILANNLGKNQHLKELNLAYNGIHDQAALRLGEAAARHPTLSKVHLYFNELSDNGLRDLQSLGDIRVIVSLTEGPDASQHWSLILRELKANAGGWDHARMSSHLTLLLRDLQSSRAMTGNLWRKVRILRVETEVKLMLNRIQEGKL; this is translated from the exons ATCCGATTCAGCAGCATCGTCAGCGCCTGTTATCTTGGTTCAGTGTTTTACCCACTGAAGAAAGACAATTTGGACCCTCCTTTGCCCTGGACTCCATTCATGTTGATCCTGTTATCCGTGAGAGCTCTTCAGAAAATATTCTGCGTCCTCTCTCCGAGTTGACCCTGCAAACTCAACATCAGAGCCCATCATGTCCTCAGAGTATGTCCGTGTCTCAGCTCTTCACACCACATGTCAATGGAAACCCTGTCCGGAATGTGGTTCTGTACGGTACGGTTGGTACTGGAAAGAGCACACTTATCCGAAAACTTGTGCTGGATTGGTGCCATGGATGTAAGAGTGACTTCAAATTGATCATTCCCCTTTCTTGTGAAGATTTGTCCCAAGTTACTGCTCCAGTGTCTATGACACGTCTCATAAGCAAGAAGTATCTTCATCTGCGAGAGCTGTTACCCACGCTGCAGGATTATCCCGGCGTCCTCTTCATACTCAACAGCTTAGAGTGGATGAATCTGGACTTCAGAATGGCCAACACTGAGTTATGTAGTGATCCGAATGAGCCAATGCCACCAACAGCTCTCCTTGTAAATCTTTTAAGAGGATACCTTCTTCCGGAG GCAAATGTATTGGTGACGACTCGTCCATCAGCAGTAAATCGAATCCCAAGGAAGTATATTGATCGCTATGCTGAGATCTGTGGCTTTTCGGACACAGAACTACAAAAGATGTACTTCCAGTTACGGTTAGGTCACCAAGATGCAGATCCACGGGAAACTGAGAACTTGGCCGAAATGTTAAGCCGTAACCTGGAGCATCACAGCCAGTTGTCAGCTGCTTGTTTCTTGCCTTCTTACTGTTGGCTGACCTGTGCCACCCTACACTTGCTGTACTATACGAAGCCAGATGAGTCACCCGCGACACTGACTGGCATTTACACCACGTTTTTACGATTGAACTTTGCCGGTGAAGTATTGGATGTTACACATCCCTCTAAGATTTCTCTGATGCTTTACGTAGCCCGAACTGTGGGCAAGCTGGCATACGAAGGCTGTAACTCACGACGTACCAAATTCACAGAAGAAGATATCATCAAATGTTTTCACGTACAGGCGGACAGTGAGGAGGAGCTCAACCTTCTGACTGTCTTCCGATACGACGCTTTCGGTTTTTTCCTCACTCCCTGCGTCCAGCCCGGCCAGGAGAAACTTTTTGTCTTCACTATACCTGCCATGCAGGAATACTTAGCTGCACTCTATGTAGTGTTGGGAGAAAATAAGACTGCTCTGCAACGCTTGGGGAAGGAGCTTTCCGAGGTTATCAGCAAGGCCGGCGAAGACGTTCTCGCTGTAGTCAACGTTTTGTCGAAGTTCCTTCCTCTGCGCATCTTCACGCTTTTCAATCTTTTACGCTTTGTGCCGCGCCTTTATGGCAGAGTTAGCGGACAGAGTCGTGATAATATAGCTGAGACCATGACCGCGGAGATGTTTCGAGAAGAGGATTCTTATAATGATGATGTTTTAGACCAGATAAATTCTAGCATCCTGGGGGTGGAGGGTCCATTGCAACCGGCGGAGGTTGATGGATTTAGTAGTCAAGAAGCGTTTGAATTATTCCCTATTTTTATGGCAGGGCTTCTGTCTCGTCAGAATCGAGCGATGCTTAACCAGCTAGGCTGTACCATTATGAACATGGATGCCCTCAAAATCACCCGTGCCCTAAAGAAACATCTGCTGCGGTGCAGCCTTCGCCGACTACCACCATCTGAGCTGATGGACTTTCTCTTCTTTCTATACGAGTTTCAAAATCCAAGTTTCACAGCAGGACTGGTGAACTCTCTCCGAGATCTGGATCTCTCTACGGTTCGCATGACGCCGCTTAAATGTAACGTGGTGGCCGCTGTCATTGGGGGTTCTGGGAAATTAATAACAGATGCCGACTTCAGTTCCTGTCACCTGGATCCTGATGCCATTCGTACGTTGGCACCTGTGCTCCGGAGATGCCAGAATATAAA TTTGTATATGAACTCACTAGGTCCTGATTCCTGCAAAGAAATAAAGGAGCTCCTCTTACACCCGGACTGTGGGATCAGCAGTTTACG GTTATGCAATAACCCTCTGGCACCAGAGGGGGCGCAGCAAATTGTGGAGGGACTCGCTGGTAACAAGTCATTGAAGCTCCTGTCACTGCTACGTACAGATCTTGGAGATGAAGGAGCCGAAATCCTGGCAAATAATCTTGGAAAGAATCAGCATCTCAAGGAATTAAATCTTGCATATAACGGGATCCATGACCAGGCCGCACTCAGACTCGGGGAAGCGGCTGCACGTCATCCAACACTCAGCAAAGTCCA cTTGTACTTTAACGAACTTTCAGACAACGGCCTTCGCGACCTCCAGTCTCTGGGCGACATCCGAGTCATCGTATCTCTTACAGAAGGACCAGACGCGTCGCAACATTGGTCTCTGATATTGAGAGAGCTGAAGGCCAATGCCGGGGGCTGGGATCACGCCCGTATGAGTTCACACCTCACTTTGCTTTTACGGGATCTACAAAGCAGTCGGGCAATGACGGGGAACCTGTGGCGTAAAGTGCGTATTCTACGTGTGGAGACAGAGGTGAAACTGATGCTGAACCGCATTCAAGAGGGAAAGCTGTGA
- the NLRX1 gene encoding NLR family member X1 isoform X1: MQCRCSVLRLGAFRHRNYLQENLVRSVVRVNGVPTCQQYVYHSGLSHDVYRSVSLCRSDRTVFLLSKSHGLFCTSRRSQSGVVTDPIQQHRQRLLSWFSVLPTEERQFGPSFALDSIHVDPVIRESSSENILRPLSELTLQTQHQSPSCPQSMSVSQLFTPHVNGNPVRNVVLYGTVGTGKSTLIRKLVLDWCHGCKSDFKLIIPLSCEDLSQVTAPVSMTRLISKKYLHLRELLPTLQDYPGVLFILNSLEWMNLDFRMANTELCSDPNEPMPPTALLVNLLRGYLLPEANVLVTTRPSAVNRIPRKYIDRYAEICGFSDTELQKMYFQLRLGHQDADPRETENLAEMLSRNLEHHSQLSAACFLPSYCWLTCATLHLLYYTKPDESPATLTGIYTTFLRLNFAGEVLDVTHPSKISLMLYVARTVGKLAYEGCNSRRTKFTEEDIIKCFHVQADSEEELNLLTVFRYDAFGFFLTPCVQPGQEKLFVFTIPAMQEYLAALYVVLGENKTALQRLGKELSEVISKAGEDVLAVVNVLSKFLPLRIFTLFNLLRFVPRLYGRVSGQSRDNIAETMTAEMFREEDSYNDDVLDQINSSILGVEGPLQPAEVDGFSSQEAFELFPIFMAGLLSRQNRAMLNQLGCTIMNMDALKITRALKKHLLRCSLRRLPPSELMDFLFFLYEFQNPSFTAGLVNSLRDLDLSTVRMTPLKCNVVAAVIGGSGKLITDADFSSCHLDPDAIRTLAPVLRRCQNINLYMNSLGPDSCKEIKELLLHPDCGISSLRLCNNPLAPEGAQQIVEGLAGNKSLKLLSLLRTDLGDEGAEILANNLGKNQHLKELNLAYNGIHDQAALRLGEAAARHPTLSKVHLYFNELSDNGLRDLQSLGDIRVIVSLTEGPDASQHWSLILRELKANAGGWDHARMSSHLTLLLRDLQSSRAMTGNLWRKVRILRVETEVKLMLNRIQEGKL, translated from the exons ATCCGATTCAGCAGCATCGTCAGCGCCTGTTATCTTGGTTCAGTGTTTTACCCACTGAAGAAAGACAATTTGGACCCTCCTTTGCCCTGGACTCCATTCATGTTGATCCTGTTATCCGTGAGAGCTCTTCAGAAAATATTCTGCGTCCTCTCTCCGAGTTGACCCTGCAAACTCAACATCAGAGCCCATCATGTCCTCAGAGTATGTCCGTGTCTCAGCTCTTCACACCACATGTCAATGGAAACCCTGTCCGGAATGTGGTTCTGTACGGTACGGTTGGTACTGGAAAGAGCACACTTATCCGAAAACTTGTGCTGGATTGGTGCCATGGATGTAAGAGTGACTTCAAATTGATCATTCCCCTTTCTTGTGAAGATTTGTCCCAAGTTACTGCTCCAGTGTCTATGACACGTCTCATAAGCAAGAAGTATCTTCATCTGCGAGAGCTGTTACCCACGCTGCAGGATTATCCCGGCGTCCTCTTCATACTCAACAGCTTAGAGTGGATGAATCTGGACTTCAGAATGGCCAACACTGAGTTATGTAGTGATCCGAATGAGCCAATGCCACCAACAGCTCTCCTTGTAAATCTTTTAAGAGGATACCTTCTTCCGGAG GCAAATGTATTGGTGACGACTCGTCCATCAGCAGTAAATCGAATCCCAAGGAAGTATATTGATCGCTATGCTGAGATCTGTGGCTTTTCGGACACAGAACTACAAAAGATGTACTTCCAGTTACGGTTAGGTCACCAAGATGCAGATCCACGGGAAACTGAGAACTTGGCCGAAATGTTAAGCCGTAACCTGGAGCATCACAGCCAGTTGTCAGCTGCTTGTTTCTTGCCTTCTTACTGTTGGCTGACCTGTGCCACCCTACACTTGCTGTACTATACGAAGCCAGATGAGTCACCCGCGACACTGACTGGCATTTACACCACGTTTTTACGATTGAACTTTGCCGGTGAAGTATTGGATGTTACACATCCCTCTAAGATTTCTCTGATGCTTTACGTAGCCCGAACTGTGGGCAAGCTGGCATACGAAGGCTGTAACTCACGACGTACCAAATTCACAGAAGAAGATATCATCAAATGTTTTCACGTACAGGCGGACAGTGAGGAGGAGCTCAACCTTCTGACTGTCTTCCGATACGACGCTTTCGGTTTTTTCCTCACTCCCTGCGTCCAGCCCGGCCAGGAGAAACTTTTTGTCTTCACTATACCTGCCATGCAGGAATACTTAGCTGCACTCTATGTAGTGTTGGGAGAAAATAAGACTGCTCTGCAACGCTTGGGGAAGGAGCTTTCCGAGGTTATCAGCAAGGCCGGCGAAGACGTTCTCGCTGTAGTCAACGTTTTGTCGAAGTTCCTTCCTCTGCGCATCTTCACGCTTTTCAATCTTTTACGCTTTGTGCCGCGCCTTTATGGCAGAGTTAGCGGACAGAGTCGTGATAATATAGCTGAGACCATGACCGCGGAGATGTTTCGAGAAGAGGATTCTTATAATGATGATGTTTTAGACCAGATAAATTCTAGCATCCTGGGGGTGGAGGGTCCATTGCAACCGGCGGAGGTTGATGGATTTAGTAGTCAAGAAGCGTTTGAATTATTCCCTATTTTTATGGCAGGGCTTCTGTCTCGTCAGAATCGAGCGATGCTTAACCAGCTAGGCTGTACCATTATGAACATGGATGCCCTCAAAATCACCCGTGCCCTAAAGAAACATCTGCTGCGGTGCAGCCTTCGCCGACTACCACCATCTGAGCTGATGGACTTTCTCTTCTTTCTATACGAGTTTCAAAATCCAAGTTTCACAGCAGGACTGGTGAACTCTCTCCGAGATCTGGATCTCTCTACGGTTCGCATGACGCCGCTTAAATGTAACGTGGTGGCCGCTGTCATTGGGGGTTCTGGGAAATTAATAACAGATGCCGACTTCAGTTCCTGTCACCTGGATCCTGATGCCATTCGTACGTTGGCACCTGTGCTCCGGAGATGCCAGAATATAAA TTTGTATATGAACTCACTAGGTCCTGATTCCTGCAAAGAAATAAAGGAGCTCCTCTTACACCCGGACTGTGGGATCAGCAGTTTACG GTTATGCAATAACCCTCTGGCACCAGAGGGGGCGCAGCAAATTGTGGAGGGACTCGCTGGTAACAAGTCATTGAAGCTCCTGTCACTGCTACGTACAGATCTTGGAGATGAAGGAGCCGAAATCCTGGCAAATAATCTTGGAAAGAATCAGCATCTCAAGGAATTAAATCTTGCATATAACGGGATCCATGACCAGGCCGCACTCAGACTCGGGGAAGCGGCTGCACGTCATCCAACACTCAGCAAAGTCCA cTTGTACTTTAACGAACTTTCAGACAACGGCCTTCGCGACCTCCAGTCTCTGGGCGACATCCGAGTCATCGTATCTCTTACAGAAGGACCAGACGCGTCGCAACATTGGTCTCTGATATTGAGAGAGCTGAAGGCCAATGCCGGGGGCTGGGATCACGCCCGTATGAGTTCACACCTCACTTTGCTTTTACGGGATCTACAAAGCAGTCGGGCAATGACGGGGAACCTGTGGCGTAAAGTGCGTATTCTACGTGTGGAGACAGAGGTGAAACTGATGCTGAACCGCATTCAAGAGGGAAAGCTGTGA